TTGCCGCGGGTGGTGCGTTCGGCAGTCCAGCCGCGGGCCAGCAGCCAGCGTGAGGCGTTCAGCGAGAACAGGCCCCAGCGCGGGTCTTGCAGCTCTTCGAGGAACTGTTCCGGCGCGGCCTTGCGCACGTCTTCGTCGTCGAGGCCGGCCTGCACCAGCGGGCGCCAGTCTTCCAGCAGGGCATCGAGCGCGGCGCGCAGGCCATGGGTCGACGGGCGCGGCGCGGCCTGGCCGAGGCTGCTGAGCAGGGCGCGCAGCTCCGCCAGCTGTTCGACCCAGTCCTGCAGCAGGCGCCAGTGGCCATTGAAGCGGTACTGTTCGGCCAGCCGCTGGCTGCTGCCGAGCAAGTGCCAGCCCAGGGCGGCGAACGCGTCGTCGAGCGGGGTTTCGGCGGTCAGTTGCGGCGCCGGCAGGCTCAGCGAGTAGCTGCCGGCGTCGTGCAGGCGGTAGCCGCGCTCGGCCTTGCTGATGTCGCACGGCATCAGGGCCAGGGTCTCGGCCAGTTCGGCGGCCAGTTCCAGCAGCGCGGCGGGTTCGCCTTCGCGCAGTTCCAGTTCCAGTTCGCAGATTTCTTCTTTCTGTTTGCCGACCACCACGTGGCCCAGGTCCAGGGCGGCTTCGATGACCACCTTGGCCTTGCCGCGGCCCCAGGCGATCTCGGCGCGCTCGCGGACGAAATCGGTGGTGAAGATCGGCTTGAGGGTTTTCTTGTCCAGTTCCGCGAGGGACTCGGGCCAGCATTCGCCGTCGAGTTTCTTCACGTCGAGCTTGGCCTTGGCCAGGAGCCAGTCGTACTCGTTGCGCTCGGACAGGCCGGCGACGCTCTGGCCGCGGGTCTTGAGGGTCTGGATCACTTCGTCGCCGTCCTTGCGCAGGCGCAGGGCGACCTTGGCCTGGGCCAGGTCGCGCTCGGGGGTGTCGAAGTACTGGTTCATCAACTCACGGCGTTCCCAGCCATTTTTGTTGCGTTTTTTCAGAAGCGGGTGCTCGCGCAGGGCGGCGAGGGTTTCGCGGCTGACGCGGAGCTTGATTTCGGTTTCTTTCTGCATGGCCGGAAAATCCAGGATCGGGAGCGCAGCCGGGGGATGCGCGGCTGCCAAGGCCGTGCAGTGTACAGGACTCACGGGGGCTGCGCCTTGCGGCGGTTTATTCCGGGCGCCGGATGGCTCTATGATGGACTCCAATCCGGGAGTGGGAGTCAGCGATGCCTTTGCCGTCCATGAAAGACCAGTTCGCCGCGCTGATCGCGGTGCCGTCGGTCAGCTGCACCCAGCCGGGTTTGGACCAGTCCAACCGGGCCGTGATCGATCTGTTGGCGGGATGGCTGGGCGATCTGGGGTTCGCCTGCGACATCCAGACGGTCAGCCCCGGCAAGTTCAACCTGCTTGCCAGCTACGGCAGCGGTCCCGGCGGCCTGGTGCTGGCCGGGCACAGCGACACGGTGCCCTACGACGACGCGCTGTGGCGGACCGACCCGCTCAAGCTCACTGAGGCCGACGGCCGCTGGATCGGCCTGGGCAGCTGCGACATGAAGGGCTTCTTCGCCCTGGTCATCGAAGCCGTGCAACCGTTGCTGGCGCAGCCGTTCAGGCAGCCGCTGCTGATCCTCGCCACTTGCGACGAGGAAAGCTCGATGGCCGGTGCCCGCGCCTTGGCCGAAGCCGGGCGGCCGCTGGGGCGGGCGGCGGTGATCGGCGAACCCACCGGGCTCAAGCCGATCCGCCTGCACAAGGGCGTGATGATGGAGCGCATCGAAATCCTCGGCCAGAGCGGCCATTCGTCGGATCCGCGCCTGGGCCACAGCGCCCTGGAGGCCATGCACGACGCCATCGGCGAACTGCGCGGCCTGCGCCTGTTGTGGCAGCGCGAGTTCAACAACCCGCAGTTCAGCGTGCCGCAGCCGACCCTCAACTTCGGCTGCATCCACGGCGGCGACAACCCCAACCGCATCTGCGGCCAGTGCTCGCTGGAGTTCGACCTGCGGCCGCTGCCGGGCATGGACCCCAAGGTGCTGCGGGCCGAGATCCTGCAGAAGCTCAACCCGGTCGCCGAACGGCACCGGGTGAAGATCGACTACCGGCCGCTGTTCCCTGAGGTGCCGCCGTTCGAGCAGGCCGAAGGCAGCGAACTGGTGCGCATCGCCGAGAAGCTCACCGGCCACGCCGCCGAAGCGGTGGCGTTCGGCACCGAAGCGCCTTATCTTCAGCGCCTGGGCTGCGAGACCCTGGTGCTGGGCCCGGGCGACATCGCCTGCGCGCACCAGCCGGGCGAATACCTTGAAATGTCACGTCTGCAGCCTACCGTGCAACTGTTGCGGCAATTGATTGAACATTACTGCCTGACGCCGGACAAAAACCTGTAGGCACGAGCCGGCCCCTGGCGCAGGGGCCGGTGTTTTATCCGGGCAAACGCGGTAAATTGCCGCCGATCCAACCCGTATTCATGAGGAGAGCGCGCGTGTCGCCAAGCCTGTTCCGACGATAACCATCAGCCCGCTGTGCGTTTTCCGTTCCGCCCCTTTTCCGGCTGCTATTTATTACAGGCCCAGGTTCATGCCCGAATACGTCAATTGGCTTCGCCACGCGTCCCCTTACATCAATGCCCACCGCGACTGCACCTTCGTCGTCATGCTGCCCGGCGACGGCGTGGAGCATCCGAACTTCGGCAACATCGTCCATGACATCGTGCTGCTGCACAGCCTCGGCGTGCGCCTGGTGCTGGTGCACGGCTCGCGTCCGCAGATCGAGGCGCGCCTGGCCGCCCGCGGCCTGACCCCGCATTACCACCACGGCATGCGCATCACCGACGCCGCCACGCTGGAATGCGTGATCGACGCCGTCGGCCAGCTGCGCATCGCCATCGAGGCGCGCCTGTCGATGGACATGGCCTCCTCGCCGATGCAGGGCTCGCGCCTGCGGGTGGCCAGCGGCAACCTGGTCACCGCGCGGCCGATCGGCGTGCTCGAAGGCGTCGACTACCACCACACCGGCGAAGTGCGCCGGGTCGACCGCAAGGGCATCAACCGCCTGCTGGACGAGCGCTCCATTGTGCTGCTGTCGCCGCTGGGCTACTCGCCGACCGGCGAAATCTTCAACCTGGCCTGCGAAGACGTCGCCACCCGCGCCGCCATCGACCTGGGGGCCGACAAGCTGCTGCTGTTCGGCGCCGACCTGGGCCTGATCGACGAACACGGCCACTTGGTGCGCGAACTGCGCCCGCAGCAGGTGCCGGCGCATCTGCAACGCCTGGGCAGCAACTATCAGGCGGAACTGCTCGATGCCGCCGCCGAAGCCTGCCGCGGCGGCGTGGCCCGCAGCCATATCGTCAGCTATGCCGAAGACGGTGCGCTGCTCACCGAACTGTTCACCCGCGACGGCGGCGGCACGCTGGTGGCCCAGGAGCAGTTCGAGCGGGTGCGCGAGGCGGCGATCGAGGACGTCGGCGGCCTGTTGGACCTGATCAGCCCGCTGGAGGAGCAAGGGATTCTGGTGCGCCGTTCCCGCGAGGTGCTGGAGCGCGAGATCGAGCAGTTCAGCGTGGTCGAGCGTGAGGGCATGATCATCGCCTGTGCGGCGCTGTACCAGATCGCCGATTCGGATGCCGGCGAACTGGCGTGCCTGGCGGTCAACCCGGAGTATCGCCACGGCGGCCGCGGCGACGAGCTGCTGGAGCGCATCGAGACCCGGGCCCGTGCCCAGGGCCTCAAGACCCTGTTCGTGCTCACCACCCGCACCGCGCACTGGTTCCGCGAACGCGGGTTCGAGCCAAGCAGCGTCGAGCGCCTGCCGGCGGCGCGGGCCTCGCTGTACAACTATCAGCGCAATTCGAAGATCTTCGAAAAGAGCCTGTGACTGCGTCGTCCCCATCGCGGGCAAGCCCGCTCCCACAAGGATCGCATCGGTCCTGTGGGAGCGGGCTTGCCCGCGAAGCGTTCAGGGTGCGACAAACTTCGCGCTGACATACGGCGAGTAATCCGCCAGCACCGTCTCGACCTTGCCCTGTTCCTTCAGGAACTTCGCCGTCTCGCCGATCGCCTTCGCGGTGCCGCCGTCCAGCAGCGCGGCGGTCTGCTGCGCCCGGGCGTCGGGGAACGCCGAGCCGGCGAGCAGTTCCGGCACGTCCGCCGCGTTGGCACCGGTCAATTTGGCGATTTTCTGCACCGGCGCCGAGTCGGCGGTCCAGCTGTCCTTATGCGCGGCGTAGTCGGCGAACGCGTCCAGCGTCACCTTGGCGAACCCGGCCACCACGTCCGGGTGCTTCTCGGCGTAGTCCTTGCGCGCCACCCAGACCTCGAAGGTCGGCGCGCCCCACTGGCCGACTTGCGCGGCGTCGGTCAGGGTCTTGCCGGTCTTGCGGATTTCCCCCAGGGCCGGCGACCAGACGAACGCGCCGTCGATGTCGCCGCGCTTCCAGGCCGCCGCGATCTCGGCGGGCTGCAGGTTCACCACCTTGACCTTGGAGGTGTCCAGGCCCCAGTGCTTGAGCGCACCGAGCAGGCTGTAGTGGGAGGTGGAGACGAACGGGGTGGCGAGGGTCTTGCCGACCAGGTCCTGGGGTTTGTCGATGCCGCTGCCGTTGCGCACCACCAGGGCTTCGGCGCTGTTGATCTGGGCCGACACGATGAACGCCACGATCGGCAGGTTGCGCGAGGCGGCCGCCGCCAGCGGGCTGGAGCCGAGGTTGCCGATCTGCACGTCGCCGGAGGCGATGGCTGTCACAACTTCCGGGCCGCTGTTGAAGCGGCGCCAGTCGATCTTCTCGCCGAGGGCCTTTTCGTAGGTGCCGTCGGCTTGGGGCACTTTGCTCGGGTCGATGCCGGTCTGATACCCGACCGTGAGGCCAGAAGCCTGGACAGAAAAAGAAATCATCGCCGACACACAAACTGTAACAAATTGACTAGATAGTGCGCGTTTGGCCATCATGGCGTCGCCTTTTCGATAGGGATTGACGTATTGGGGTTGGGTCAACGCTAATCGATCTAAAAAAAGGCGACCAAATACCGTTTAGGAATGAGCTTAGGCGCCGATACGTTGTAGCCCGGCGTGGGTGGCCAGTAGATGGCCATATTCCGAAATGGTATGAAAAAGAATGAATAAATTCTTTTTGGCTGTATCAGGAAATCATTACCCTGCAGGGACCAAATCACTGCGATTAGACCTTGGTCGTAGGCGCACAAGGTTGCGATTGACTTGTCAGTCACGGTCTGGCGCTAATCGCGCATCTTAGGATCCAGGGGCATCAGACCCCGGACCAGGAACACAAGAATTAGAAACGAGAGGAGCGTTACATGAACAAGTCCACCTTGGCCCTGGCTGTGGCCGTAGGGGTTTTGGCGCAGCAGGCAAGCGCCGCCGGTTTCATCGAAGACAGCAAGGCCACCTTGGGGCTGCGTAACTTCTACATCAATACCGACAACCGTGATGGCGCCGGCCCGAACAAGAACGAAGAGTGGGGCCAAGGCTTCGATCTGCGTTTCACTTCCGGCTACACCCAGGGCACCGTCGGCTTCGGTATCGACGCCATCGGTCTGTTGGGCGTGCGTCTGGATTCGGGCGGCGGCACCAACGGCGCCACTGCTCCGTCCGGCTCTAACCCAGGTTCCTACGGTGGCACTGTGTTCCCAAGCGAACACAATGGCGAAGCCGTTGATAACTTCTCCAGCCTGGGCCTGACCGCCAAAGCCAAGATTTCTCAGACTGAACTGAAATTGGGCACCCTGCAGCCAAAGCTGCCGGTCATTGTGACCAACGACGGTCGTCTGTTGCCGCAAACCTGGCAAGGTGGCCAGATCACCTCCAACGACATCAAAGACCTGACCCTGATCGGTGGTCAGATCGAGTCCGCCAAAGGTCGTAACTCGAGCAACAACGAACAGCTGTCGATTTCCGGCGCCAACGGTCGCACCTCGACTGGCCGCGACAGCAACAAGTTCATCTACGCCGGCGGTGACTACAAAATCACCAAAGACCTGACTGCCCAGTACTACTACGGCAACCTGGAAGACTTCTACAAGCAGCACTTCCTGGGTCTGGTTCACAACTGGGCAATCGGTCCGGGCGTGTTGAAGTCGGACTTCCGCTACTTCAACAGCCGTGACGATGGCGCTAACGGCCATGATAAGAACTACTTCACCACCGGTTACTACGGCGGTAGCGTCACCAAAGGCAAAGTCGACAACAACCTGTACAGCGGTCTGTTCCTGTACACCGTTGCTGGCCACACTTTCGGCGGCGGCTACCAGGTGAGCAACGGCGACAGCGACTTCCCTTGGCTGAACCAGGGTGACGGCTCGTCCAACTACACCATCACCGACATGCAGATCCAGAAGTTCGGCCGTGCCGGCGAACGCACCTGGCAAGGTCGCTACTCGTATGACTTCGCCAAGGTCGGCGTACCTGGCCTGACCGCCGGTGTCGTTTACCTGCGTGGCGACAACATCGACACCCCAAGCGGTGACCACACTGAGTGGGAACGTGACCTGACCATCGGTTACGTGGTTCCGGAAGGTCCGCTGAAGAACGTCGGTTTCATGTGGAAGAACGCCACCTGGCGCACCGACCTGCCGAACACCCGTTCGCAGGACGAAAACCGCCTGATCCTCAGCTACTCGATCCCGCTGCTGTAACAGCGCGCCCGAGTCGCCGATGAAAAAAAGCCCCGTCCGGCATTGCGCCGGACGGGGCTTTTGCGTTTCGGGTCGGGCCCACCCCCGTAGACCCTTCCCGAGGTTTCCCTCTTTACTGCAACTCAAGGCCTTCTCGAACCTTGGGGCCGATGGTGGTCGCGATGCCCGGAGGCGTCCAGTGAACAGATGTTTAATATTTCTGTTTGGTCTAAATATCTAGATATTTATTCTTTTTCAGAAGATCAAAAGCCGAGCTACAGTTGTCTTCTCCACCCACTCATCAGGAGCAGCACCATGAGCCTCAGACTCGGCGACATCGCCCCCGATTTCGAACAAGACTCCAGCGCCGGCAAGATCCGTTTCCACGAATGGCTGGGCGACAGCTGGGGCGTGCTGTTTTCCCACCCGGCGGACTTCACCCCGGTGTGCACCACCGAACTGGGCTTCACCGCCAAGCTCAAGGAGCAGTTCGCCCAGCGCGGCGTGAAGGCCATCGCACTGTCGGTGGATCCGGTGGACTCGCACCACAAGTGGATCGAAGACATCAACGAAACCCAGAACACCCTCGTCAACTTCCCGATCCTGGCCGACGCCGACCGCAAGGTGTCCGACCTCTACGACCTGATCCACCCCAACGCCAGCGACACCCTCACCGTGCGCTCTCTGTTCGTGATCGACCCGAACAAGAAGATCCGCCTGACCATCACCTACCCGGCGAGCACCGGACGCAACTTCCACGAGATCCTGCGGGTGATCGACTCGCTGCAGCTCACCGACAACTACAAGGTGGCCACCCCGGCCAACTGGCAGGACGGCGAAGAGGTGGTGATCGTGCCGTCGCTCCAGGATCCGGAAGAAATCAAACGACGCTTTCCGAAGGGCTACCGGGCGATCAAGCCGTACCTGCGCCTGACGCCGCAGCCGAACAAGTGATCCCCGGGGCATTCGGCGCGGCCGAAGCCGCCATCGCCAGCAGGCTGGCTCCCGCAGTTGAATGCATTCCCCTGTGGGAGCGGGCCTGCCCGCGATGAGTCAGGCCCGTTCAGCAACGACTTCAAGTGCAGTACCCGCAAAGCAGGGTTTCAGGCCGTTTCGACGGCCTGTTTTTTTGCCTGGAGGAAATGACGACGCATATCTCTACAGGGAATAACCAAATGAATAAATATGATTTATGGATATATAAATGAGCTGGTAAGGTCACTCCAACACAGCGAGACCGCACCCCGCGAATCGCCCGCAATGCGCAAGGAATCTTCTGAATGCTGGTGGTATCGCTCGGTGGCAGTCCCAGTCAACGCTCCCGTTCCGGAGTGCTGCTGGAACGCTCGCAACGCTGGTTGCAGCGCCAAGGCGTGGAGGTGGTGAGTTACCAGGTGCGGGACTTTCCCGCCGAAGACCTGCTCCACGCCCGCTTCGACAGCCCGAAAGTGCTCGACCTGCTGCGCCGGATCGAAAACGCCGACGGCCTGCTGATCGCAACGCCGGTGTACAAGGCCTCGTTTTCCGGTGCCCTGAAAGCCGTGCTCGATCTGCTGCCCGAACGCGCCCTGAGCCACAAGATCGTATTGCCGATGGCCACCGGCGGCAGCATCGCCCACATGCTGGTGGTCGATTACGCCCTCAAGCCGGTGCTGTCGGCCTTGAAGGCCCAGGAAATGCTGCAGGGGATCTTCGCGGAGGACAGCCAGATCGCCTACGGCGAAGGCAGTGCCCAGCCGCAGCTCGCGCCGGCGCTGGAGCAGCGTCTGCACGAAGCCCTGGAGCTGTTTGTCGGGGCCATGGCCCGCCGGCCCAAGCCGCTGGCGCCGGGTGTGTTGAACGAACGTCTGTTGAGTGCCCGCTGGAGCATTTGAGCTTTACCCGAATCTGACATCACTGGCCTTACTCGCCCGCCAACGGGCAAGCAGGTGCAGCCAAAACCAACTGCAAAAAGGAGAGCGCTATGCGCACTGTATTTTTGCGTCGTGGTCTGGTCGCTCTGTTTGCTGCGGCTGTGTCCTTCGGCGCCATCACCCAGGCCCAGGCCGAGACGTTGCGGATCGGCTATCAGAAGTACGGCACCCTGGTGCTGCTCAAGGCCAAGGGCACCCTGGAAAAGCGTCTGGCCGCCCAAGGCGTGGACGTGCAGTGGACCGAGTTCCCCGGCGGCCCGCAACTGCTGGAAGGCCTGAACGTCGGTTCGATCGACTTCGGCGTCACCGGCGAAACCCCGCCGGTCTTCGCCCAGGCCGCCGGTGCCGATCTGCTCTACGTGGCCTATGAGCCGCCGGCGCCGGACAGCGAGTCGATCCTGGTGCAGAAGGACTCGCCGATCAAATCCGTCGCGGACCTGAAGGGCAAGAAGGTCGCGTTCAACAAGGGCTCCAACGTCCATTACCTGCTGGTGCGCGCCCTTGAAGACGCCGGCCTCAAGTACAGCGACATCCAGGCCGTTTACCTGCCGCCGGCCGATGCCCGCGCGGCGTTCGAGCGCAACAGCGTCGACGCCTGGGTGATCTGGGATCCGTACCAGGCCGCCGCCGAACGGCAATTGCAGGCACGCACCCTGCGCGACGGCAAAGGCCTCGTCGACAACCACCAGTTCTACCTGGCGACCCAATCCTACGCCCGGCAGCATCCCGAGGTGATCACCACCCTCGTCGAGGAAGTGCGCGCGGTCG
This Pseudomonas ekonensis DNA region includes the following protein-coding sequences:
- a CDS encoding CYTH domain-containing protein, producing MQKETEIKLRVSRETLAALREHPLLKKRNKNGWERRELMNQYFDTPERDLAQAKVALRLRKDGDEVIQTLKTRGQSVAGLSERNEYDWLLAKAKLDVKKLDGECWPESLAELDKKTLKPIFTTDFVRERAEIAWGRGKAKVVIEAALDLGHVVVGKQKEEICELELELREGEPAALLELAAELAETLALMPCDISKAERGYRLHDAGSYSLSLPAPQLTAETPLDDAFAALGWHLLGSSQRLAEQYRFNGHWRLLQDWVEQLAELRALLSSLGQAAPRPSTHGLRAALDALLEDWRPLVQAGLDDEDVRKAAPEQFLEELQDPRWGLFSLNASRWLLARGWTAERTTRGNRQGSAQLQSWLPRLLSEEAGSLQLQRYQQQPEDLAEQLPRIERIQVWLHHARDVLEIAEMDRLYGELNKLAQLANQPITDEALDARKHQAIAVYQNRAWKTLLRL
- the argE gene encoding acetylornithine deacetylase, yielding MPLPSMKDQFAALIAVPSVSCTQPGLDQSNRAVIDLLAGWLGDLGFACDIQTVSPGKFNLLASYGSGPGGLVLAGHSDTVPYDDALWRTDPLKLTEADGRWIGLGSCDMKGFFALVIEAVQPLLAQPFRQPLLILATCDEESSMAGARALAEAGRPLGRAAVIGEPTGLKPIRLHKGVMMERIEILGQSGHSSDPRLGHSALEAMHDAIGELRGLRLLWQREFNNPQFSVPQPTLNFGCIHGGDNPNRICGQCSLEFDLRPLPGMDPKVLRAEILQKLNPVAERHRVKIDYRPLFPEVPPFEQAEGSELVRIAEKLTGHAAEAVAFGTEAPYLQRLGCETLVLGPGDIACAHQPGEYLEMSRLQPTVQLLRQLIEHYCLTPDKNL
- the argA gene encoding amino-acid N-acetyltransferase — protein: MPEYVNWLRHASPYINAHRDCTFVVMLPGDGVEHPNFGNIVHDIVLLHSLGVRLVLVHGSRPQIEARLAARGLTPHYHHGMRITDAATLECVIDAVGQLRIAIEARLSMDMASSPMQGSRLRVASGNLVTARPIGVLEGVDYHHTGEVRRVDRKGINRLLDERSIVLLSPLGYSPTGEIFNLACEDVATRAAIDLGADKLLLFGADLGLIDEHGHLVRELRPQQVPAHLQRLGSNYQAELLDAAAEACRGGVARSHIVSYAEDGALLTELFTRDGGGTLVAQEQFERVREAAIEDVGGLLDLISPLEEQGILVRRSREVLEREIEQFSVVEREGMIIACAALYQIADSDAGELACLAVNPEYRHGGRGDELLERIETRARAQGLKTLFVLTTRTAHWFRERGFEPSSVERLPAARASLYNYQRNSKIFEKSL
- the tauA gene encoding taurine ABC transporter substrate-binding protein, which encodes MISFSVQASGLTVGYQTGIDPSKVPQADGTYEKALGEKIDWRRFNSGPEVVTAIASGDVQIGNLGSSPLAAAASRNLPIVAFIVSAQINSAEALVVRNGSGIDKPQDLVGKTLATPFVSTSHYSLLGALKHWGLDTSKVKVVNLQPAEIAAAWKRGDIDGAFVWSPALGEIRKTGKTLTDAAQVGQWGAPTFEVWVARKDYAEKHPDVVAGFAKVTLDAFADYAAHKDSWTADSAPVQKIAKLTGANAADVPELLAGSAFPDARAQQTAALLDGGTAKAIGETAKFLKEQGKVETVLADYSPYVSAKFVAP
- a CDS encoding OprD family porin, with protein sequence MNKSTLALAVAVGVLAQQASAAGFIEDSKATLGLRNFYINTDNRDGAGPNKNEEWGQGFDLRFTSGYTQGTVGFGIDAIGLLGVRLDSGGGTNGATAPSGSNPGSYGGTVFPSEHNGEAVDNFSSLGLTAKAKISQTELKLGTLQPKLPVIVTNDGRLLPQTWQGGQITSNDIKDLTLIGGQIESAKGRNSSNNEQLSISGANGRTSTGRDSNKFIYAGGDYKITKDLTAQYYYGNLEDFYKQHFLGLVHNWAIGPGVLKSDFRYFNSRDDGANGHDKNYFTTGYYGGSVTKGKVDNNLYSGLFLYTVAGHTFGGGYQVSNGDSDFPWLNQGDGSSNYTITDMQIQKFGRAGERTWQGRYSYDFAKVGVPGLTAGVVYLRGDNIDTPSGDHTEWERDLTIGYVVPEGPLKNVGFMWKNATWRTDLPNTRSQDENRLILSYSIPLL
- a CDS encoding peroxiredoxin produces the protein MSLRLGDIAPDFEQDSSAGKIRFHEWLGDSWGVLFSHPADFTPVCTTELGFTAKLKEQFAQRGVKAIALSVDPVDSHHKWIEDINETQNTLVNFPILADADRKVSDLYDLIHPNASDTLTVRSLFVIDPNKKIRLTITYPASTGRNFHEILRVIDSLQLTDNYKVATPANWQDGEEVVIVPSLQDPEEIKRRFPKGYRAIKPYLRLTPQPNK
- the ssuE gene encoding NADPH-dependent FMN reductase, producing MLVVSLGGSPSQRSRSGVLLERSQRWLQRQGVEVVSYQVRDFPAEDLLHARFDSPKVLDLLRRIENADGLLIATPVYKASFSGALKAVLDLLPERALSHKIVLPMATGGSIAHMLVVDYALKPVLSALKAQEMLQGIFAEDSQIAYGEGSAQPQLAPALEQRLHEALELFVGAMARRPKPLAPGVLNERLLSARWSI
- a CDS encoding sulfonate ABC transporter substrate-binding protein is translated as MRTVFLRRGLVALFAAAVSFGAITQAQAETLRIGYQKYGTLVLLKAKGTLEKRLAAQGVDVQWTEFPGGPQLLEGLNVGSIDFGVTGETPPVFAQAAGADLLYVAYEPPAPDSESILVQKDSPIKSVADLKGKKVAFNKGSNVHYLLVRALEDAGLKYSDIQAVYLPPADARAAFERNSVDAWVIWDPYQAAAERQLQARTLRDGKGLVDNHQFYLATQSYARQHPEVITTLVEEVRAVGEWSKANPEDVTRQVSPLLGLPADITLTSVKRQGYGALFLTPDVVAAQQKIADTFFQLKLIPKPLSIKDVIWTPPAAVAKAP